ACGGAGAGCAACGGGCGGTGCAGCAGGTACAGGAGAAACCGACCACGCCCAGCTAGTGTCCTGCGCCAGCAATCCTTCGGTAGATCTGCCGCGCCTCGGCGACCGGGGTTCCGGACGCCGATCAAGCGCGTCGGCCGTTCGGGCCAGGCGCAGTCGTCCGGTCTCGGTCAGGGGTGCATCACGGTGGGGCATGAGGGCCTTCTGATGGTCGGTGCAGATATCGCAATCCACACCGAACCCGGAAGGCCCTCACCCGTTCAAGATCCCTCAACCGAGATCTGCCTCACCGTCCACAACCTCCCGGGACAGAACACCTAGCGCGCCGTCCGGGTGTGGACGTACTCCACGAGCCGGGTCAGGGCGTCGGGGTCCGTCGTCGGCAGCACGCCGTGGCCGAGGTTGAAGACGTGGCCCTCAAGGCCGTGTGCCGCGTCCAGGACCTCGCGGGTCCTGGCCTCGACGGCCTCTCGGGTGGAGAACAGCACCGCCGGGTCCAGGTTGCCCTGGAGCGCCTTGCCGGGCCCGACGCGGCGGGCCGCCTCGTCGAGCGGCACGCGCCAGTCGACGCCGACGACGTCCGCGCCGGCCTCGCCCATCGGGCCGAGCAGTTCACCGGTCCCGACGCCGAAGTGGATGCGCGGCACACCGTACCCCTCGACCGCGGCGAAGACCTTCGCGGACGCGGGCATGACGAAGCGGCGGTAGTCCGCGGGGGCCAGCGCGCCGACCCAGGAGTCGAAGAGCTGCACCGCGGAGGCGCCGGCCTCGATCTGCACCTTCAGGAAGGCCGAGGTGATCCCGGCGAGCCGGTCGAGCAGGTCGGCCCACAGCTGCGGGTCGCCGTACATGAGGGCCTTGGTGTGCTCGTGGTTGCGGGACGGGCCGCCCTCGACGAGGTAGCTGGCGAGGGTGAACGGGGCGCCGGCGAAGCCGATGAGCGGGGTGGCGCCGAGCTCACCGGTGAGCATCCCGATCGCCTCGGTGACGTACGCGACGTCCTCGGGGGTCAGGTCGCGCAGCCGGGCGAGGTCCTCGCGGCGGCGGATCGGCTCGGCGACGACCGGGCCGACGCCGGGCTTGATGTCGAGGTCGATGCCGATGGCCTTGAGCGGCACGACGATGTCGCTGAAGTAGATCGCGGCGTCCACCTTGTGTCGGCGCACCGGCTGCAGCGTGATCTCGGTGACGAGCTCGGGCCGCATGCACGACTCCAGCATCGGGATGCCCTCGCGCACCTTCAGGTACTCGGGCAGCGACCGTCCCGCCTGCCGCATGAACCACACCGGTGTGTGCGGCACGGGTTCGCGTCGGCACGCCTTCAGGAAGGCGGAGTCCCGCAGGGCGTCGGTCGTCGTCTGCTGGCCCTCGGACGGGGCGTCCCCGGCGGGGGCGGTGCCCCGAGCCGGGGGAAGGTCGTTGGCGCTCACGCCCAGAATCTTCGCATGTGCGCGCACGGAGCATGCGCGGGTGGGTGTCCCTCCCTGCGCCGGGCCCGCGTTCCGCCTACTCTTCCCCGCATGGCTGCGGCTCAGGGACAGTTCTCCGATCCATCCGACGGCGCCGAGGACACGGACGGCGCCGAGCGGAACTCCGTGCCGCGGGCGTTCCGCCTCGCGGTCGACGCGCTGCGCGCGGCACGGCCGCGGCCCGGGATCGAGGTGGACCCGGCCCGGCCGCCGCAGCGCCTCGCCCCGCACGCGTACGCCCTGGAGGCGGCGGTCGTCGACGACGACGACGAGGACCTCGCGGACGGCCGGCTGGTCCTGCTGCACGACCCGGCCGGGCACGACGCGTGGCAGGGCACGTTCCGGCTGGTGACGCTGGTGCGCGCCGAGCTGGAGCCGGAGATGGCGGCGGACCCGCTGCTGCCGGAGGTGTGCTGGTCGTGGCTGACCGGCGCGCTGGAGGCGCGGAACCTCTCGTACGGGGAGCCGAGCGGCACCGTCACCCGGGCGGGGTCTCACTACTTCGGTGGACTCGCGGAACGCCGCCCGGCGACGCAGATCGAGATCCGGGCGTCCTGGACCCCTCGCGAGGGCCGTGACGGGGCGCCGGACACCGCGGCGCACCTCGCGGCCTGGTGCGACCTGCTCTGCCAGATCGCCGGACTGCCGCCGGCGGGCGTCCCCGACGGCACGACGGCGGGCGTCGTCACACTGCCGCAGCGCCGGGGCCCGCACGCGCCGTAGCTCCGGTGGGCACCCGGCGCGCCGGAGCACGGGCGCGAGAAGGCGGAGCGGCGGCGCGCGGTGCGGTGGGGGCGAGTGCAAGCGCCCAAAGGCGCGCCGGTCCGCCGGGCGGCGCACGGTGCGGTCGCGACGGGGGTGCGCGGGTCATCGGCGGATCCGCCGGCGCGGCGGGCTCCGGGTGCCTCCGGTGGCCGTCCGCCCGGGATCCGAGACGGCGGTGCCGGCCGCAGGTCCGGGGCGCGGAAGGGCACCGGGGATGTCCGGACAGGATCGCAGCATGATCGATCACGCGTCCTAATTGCCGGAATTGTTACTCACCAAATCGTGATCTTTCTCTAAAGGCGACCAGGTTTGCTGCCGAAGAGGTGGTGACCCATCAAGCACGGTTCGCCCCGGCTTCATCCCCGAGCCGGCTCCGTCCCCCACCTTCCCAGGAGGCCTGGTGTCCGTTCTCCTCGAGCAGCCCGCAAGCCTGGTCGCCTACCGCCCGAACAAGCCGACGGCCATGGTCGTCGTGGCCGACCCGCGCGTCCGCTCCACCGTCACCCGCCACCTGTGGGCGCTCGGGGTGCGCGATGTCATCGAGGCGTCGTCCATCGCGGAGGCCCGTCCCCGCGTCGGCAACCCGCGCGACATCTGCGTGGCCGACGTCCACCTGCCCGACGGCAGCGGGCTGACCCTGCTGTCCGAAACCCGCGCCGCGGGCTGGCCCAACGGCCTCGCCCTCTCCGCCGCCGACGACATCGGCGCGGTCCGCAACGCGCTGGCCGGTGGGGTCAAGGGCTACGTCGTGACCGGTACGCGCACCAACCTCGGCCACCCCACCCGCCCCGGAGCCGCCCCGATCGGCGCCGCGGCCGCCCGGCTGCACCGCCGTCCCCCCGGCGCCCCGAGCCACCCTGGCGGCTACCGCGAGCTGTCCGGCCGCGAGGTGGAGGTGCTCCGGCTGGTCGCCGAGGGGCAGTCGAACAAGGCGATCGGCGTCTCGATGGGCCTGTCCGCGCTGACGGTGAAGAGCCACCTGGCCCGCATCGCGCGCAAGCTGGGCACCGGCGACCGTGCCGGCATGGTGGCCGTGGCGCTGCGTACCGGCATCATCCACTGAGCCTCCTCTACACCGGTCCGGTGCCCGTCGACGGAACGTTCCGTCGACGGGCGCTTGCCGTTCACGGATACCCTTGACAGGTGACCGACGCCCAAGAGACCGCAGCAGAGCCGGACCTGCGCACCACCGGGGGCGGCCCCCCGGACGACGGCGTCTCTGACGAAGGGGCGCCGATCCCCCTGCTGGAGCCGCGGGAGGGCATCCCTCCGGTGGTCTCCACACCCGAGGCACTGGAGTCCGTCGTCGCCGCGTTCACCGCCGGCACCGGCCCCGTCGCCGTCGACGCCGAACGCGCGTCCGGCTACCGCTACGGGCAGCGCGCATACCTCGTGCAGCTGCGCCGCCAGGGCGCCGGCACCGCGCTCGTCGACCCGGTCGGCTGCCCCGACCTCTCCCCGCTCGGCGACGCCCTCGCCGGCACCGAGTGGATCCTCCACGCGGCCACCCAGGACCTCCCGTGTCTGCGCGAAATAGGCATGCTGCCGACGAGGCTCTTCGACACCGAACTCGCCGGGCGGCTCGCGGGCTTCCCCCGGGTGGGCCTCGGGGCCATGGTCGAGTCGGTGCTCGGCTACGCCCTGGAGAAGGGCCACTCGGCGGTGGACTGGTCCACCCGCCCCCTCCCCGAGCCCTGGCTGCGGTACGCGGCGCTCGACGTCGAGCTGCTCGTGGACCTGCGGGACGCGCTGGAGAAGGAACTGGACCGGCAGGGGAAGCTGGAGTGGGCGCGGCAGGAGTTCGACACCATCGCCTCGGCCCCGCCCGCACCCCCGCGCAAGGACCCGTGGCGGCGCACGTCGGGCATGCACAAGGTCCGCCGCCGCCGTCAGATGGCCGTCGTACGGGAACTGTGGACGGCCCGGGACAAGGTGGCGCAACGCCGCGACGTGTCCCCCGGCAAGGTGCTCGGCGACGCGGCGATCATCGAGGCGGCGCTGGCGCTCCCGCTGAACGTGCACGCACTCACGGCCCTGCCCGGGTTCGGGCACCGCATGGGCCGGCGGCAGCTGGAGCAGTGGCAGTCGGCGGTGGACCGGGCGCGTGCACTGTCGGAGGCGGAGCTGCCGCAGCCGGGGCAGCCAGTGGCCGGACCGCCCCCGCCGCGCTCCTGGGCGGACAAGGACCCGGTGGCGGCGGCACGGCTGTCCGCGGCGCGGGCGGCGGTGTCCGCGCTGGCGGAGCAGCTGAACCTGCCCCAGGAGAACCTGATCACTCCGGACACGGTGCGGCGCCTGTGCTGGGAGCCGCCGGTGGAACCGGACCCGGAGGCGGTCGCCTCGGCACTGGCCGCGCTGGGTGCGCGGCCGTGGCAGGTCGAACTGGTGACGCCGCTCCTGACGAGGGCGCTCCAGGCGACTCCCTGACGCCGTACCGCGCGGGCTCCGGGCGTCGCACGTCCCTGC
The genomic region above belongs to Streptomyces marianii and contains:
- a CDS encoding helix-turn-helix transcriptional regulator; protein product: MSVLLEQPASLVAYRPNKPTAMVVVADPRVRSTVTRHLWALGVRDVIEASSIAEARPRVGNPRDICVADVHLPDGSGLTLLSETRAAGWPNGLALSAADDIGAVRNALAGGVKGYVVTGTRTNLGHPTRPGAAPIGAAAARLHRRPPGAPSHPGGYRELSGREVEVLRLVAEGQSNKAIGVSMGLSALTVKSHLARIARKLGTGDRAGMVAVALRTGIIH
- a CDS encoding HRDC domain-containing protein; protein product: MTDAQETAAEPDLRTTGGGPPDDGVSDEGAPIPLLEPREGIPPVVSTPEALESVVAAFTAGTGPVAVDAERASGYRYGQRAYLVQLRRQGAGTALVDPVGCPDLSPLGDALAGTEWILHAATQDLPCLREIGMLPTRLFDTELAGRLAGFPRVGLGAMVESVLGYALEKGHSAVDWSTRPLPEPWLRYAALDVELLVDLRDALEKELDRQGKLEWARQEFDTIASAPPAPPRKDPWRRTSGMHKVRRRRQMAVVRELWTARDKVAQRRDVSPGKVLGDAAIIEAALALPLNVHALTALPGFGHRMGRRQLEQWQSAVDRARALSEAELPQPGQPVAGPPPPRSWADKDPVAAARLSAARAAVSALAEQLNLPQENLITPDTVRRLCWEPPVEPDPEAVASALAALGARPWQVELVTPLLTRALQATP
- a CDS encoding DUF3000 domain-containing protein, producing the protein MAAAQGQFSDPSDGAEDTDGAERNSVPRAFRLAVDALRAARPRPGIEVDPARPPQRLAPHAYALEAAVVDDDDEDLADGRLVLLHDPAGHDAWQGTFRLVTLVRAELEPEMAADPLLPEVCWSWLTGALEARNLSYGEPSGTVTRAGSHYFGGLAERRPATQIEIRASWTPREGRDGAPDTAAHLAAWCDLLCQIAGLPPAGVPDGTTAGVVTLPQRRGPHAP
- the hemE gene encoding uroporphyrinogen decarboxylase — encoded protein: MSANDLPPARGTAPAGDAPSEGQQTTTDALRDSAFLKACRREPVPHTPVWFMRQAGRSLPEYLKVREGIPMLESCMRPELVTEITLQPVRRHKVDAAIYFSDIVVPLKAIGIDLDIKPGVGPVVAEPIRRREDLARLRDLTPEDVAYVTEAIGMLTGELGATPLIGFAGAPFTLASYLVEGGPSRNHEHTKALMYGDPQLWADLLDRLAGITSAFLKVQIEAGASAVQLFDSWVGALAPADYRRFVMPASAKVFAAVEGYGVPRIHFGVGTGELLGPMGEAGADVVGVDWRVPLDEAARRVGPGKALQGNLDPAVLFSTREAVEARTREVLDAAHGLEGHVFNLGHGVLPTTDPDALTRLVEYVHTRTAR